From a region of the Lactuca sativa cultivar Salinas chromosome 4, Lsat_Salinas_v11, whole genome shotgun sequence genome:
- the LOC111886968 gene encoding acyl-CoA-binding domain-containing protein 3 isoform X3 — translation METLHQIFITVIAAFVFFVLIAKIASSATNGDEYDHRRSRIRDFSKVLAEELNPKMEKSISKRKSLKKVRFAVDHEGTLVNKVVAGPSETKQVVFESQHDAEMIRFNDVGSVVKSPEEEFGGVEKAEFNDFKPMAESVSPSVIEHDETKEGNTDSIDQKSSQASMIPDENAAIGAKLLCDDGMEKNDDESLSAVESVVKSPEEEFGGVEKADYDDYKPKAESVIHCVVDDDQTEEGNTELIDQKLKGVMIPEQSAAIDNKHQMCMKLKLFCDDGIDESEKENEGLISEEDDSDSDDDWEGIERSDLEKMFAMAADYGKQDDHLQSLGSDIQMQLYGLHKVATEGPCHEAQPIALKLSARSK, via the exons ATGGAGACGCTACATCAGATTTTCATAACGGTTATTGCAGCTTTTGTGTTCTTTGTCCTGATTGCAAAGATCGCATCTTCAGCGACCAATGGCGATGAATATGATCATCGACGTAGTAGGATCCGTGATTTCAGTAAGGTTTTGGCGGAGGAGCTTAATCCAAAGATGGAGAAAAGTATTAGTAAAaggaaaagtttgaagaaagtcCGATTTGCCGTCGATCATGAAGGAACTTTAGTCAATAAAGTCGTCGCCGGACCATCGGAAACTAAACAAGTAGTGTTTGAGAGTCAACATGATGCAGAGATGATACGCTTCAATGACGTCGGATCGGTGGTGAAGTCACCGGAGGAAGAGTTTGGCGGTGTTGAAAAAGCTGAATTCAATGATTTTAAGCCAATGGCGGAATCTGTTAGCCCTAGTGTTATTGAACACGATGAAACAAAAGAGGGAAATACTGATTCGATTGATCAGAAATCAAGCCAAGCATCAATGATTCCTGACGAAAATGCAGCTATTGGCGCGAAGCTGCTGTGTGATGATGGTATGGAAAAGAACGACGACGAAAGCTTGAGTGCCGTCGAATCGGTGGTGAAGTCACCGGAGGAAGAGTTTGGCGGTGTTGAAAAGGCTGATTATGATGATTATAAGCCAAAGGCGGAATCTGTGATCCATTGTGTTGTCGATGACGATCAAACCGAAGAGGGAAACACTGAATTAATTGATCAGAAGCTAAAAGGGGTAATGATTCCTGAACAAAGTGCAGCTATTGATAACAAGCATCAGATGTGTATGAAATTGAAATTGTTTTGTGATGATGGTATTGATGAATCCGAGAAGGAGAATGAAGGTCTGATTTCCGAGGAAGATGATTCAGATTCCGATGATGATTGGGAGGGAATTGAAAGGAGTGATTTGGAGAAGATGTTCGCCATGGCTGCAGATTATGGTAAACAAGATGATCATCTACAGAGTTTAGGAAGTGACATCCAGATGCAATTGTACGGACTTCATAAGGTTGCTACTGAAGGCCCCTGTCATGAAGCTCAGCCCATTGCTTTAAAGCTCTCCGCACGTTCCAAATG A
- the LOC111886968 gene encoding acyl-CoA-binding domain-containing protein 3 isoform X2: METLHQIFITVIAAFVFFVLIAKIASSATNGDEYDHRRSRIRDFSKVLAEELNPKMEKSISKRKSLKKVRFAVDHEGTLVNKVVAGPSETKQVVFESQHDAEMIRFNDVGSVVKSPEEEFGGVEKAEFNDFKPMAESVSPSVIEHDETKEGNTDSIDQKSSQASMIPDENAAIGAKLLCDDGMEKNDDESLSAVESVVKSPEEEFGGVEKADYDDYKPKAESVIHCVVDDDQTEEGNTELIDQKLKGVMIPEQSAAIDNKHQMCMKLKLFCDDGIDESEKENEGLISEEDDSDSDDDWEGIERSDLEKMFAMAADYGKQDDHLQSLGSDIQMQLYGLHKVATEGPCHEAQPIALKLSARSKCFDW, translated from the exons ATGGAGACGCTACATCAGATTTTCATAACGGTTATTGCAGCTTTTGTGTTCTTTGTCCTGATTGCAAAGATCGCATCTTCAGCGACCAATGGCGATGAATATGATCATCGACGTAGTAGGATCCGTGATTTCAGTAAGGTTTTGGCGGAGGAGCTTAATCCAAAGATGGAGAAAAGTATTAGTAAAaggaaaagtttgaagaaagtcCGATTTGCCGTCGATCATGAAGGAACTTTAGTCAATAAAGTCGTCGCCGGACCATCGGAAACTAAACAAGTAGTGTTTGAGAGTCAACATGATGCAGAGATGATACGCTTCAATGACGTCGGATCGGTGGTGAAGTCACCGGAGGAAGAGTTTGGCGGTGTTGAAAAAGCTGAATTCAATGATTTTAAGCCAATGGCGGAATCTGTTAGCCCTAGTGTTATTGAACACGATGAAACAAAAGAGGGAAATACTGATTCGATTGATCAGAAATCAAGCCAAGCATCAATGATTCCTGACGAAAATGCAGCTATTGGCGCGAAGCTGCTGTGTGATGATGGTATGGAAAAGAACGACGACGAAAGCTTGAGTGCCGTCGAATCGGTGGTGAAGTCACCGGAGGAAGAGTTTGGCGGTGTTGAAAAGGCTGATTATGATGATTATAAGCCAAAGGCGGAATCTGTGATCCATTGTGTTGTCGATGACGATCAAACCGAAGAGGGAAACACTGAATTAATTGATCAGAAGCTAAAAGGGGTAATGATTCCTGAACAAAGTGCAGCTATTGATAACAAGCATCAGATGTGTATGAAATTGAAATTGTTTTGTGATGATGGTATTGATGAATCCGAGAAGGAGAATGAAGGTCTGATTTCCGAGGAAGATGATTCAGATTCCGATGATGATTGGGAGGGAATTGAAAGGAGTGATTTGGAGAAGATGTTCGCCATGGCTGCAGATTATGGTAAACAAGATGATCATCTACAGAGTTTAGGAAGTGACATCCAGATGCAATTGTACGGACTTCATAAGGTTGCTACTGAAGGCCCCTGTCATGAAGCTCAGCCCATTGCTTTAAAGCTCTCCGCACGTTCCAAATG TTTTGATTGGTGA